In the genome of Microbacterium saperdae, one region contains:
- a CDS encoding YbjQ family protein — MTALWHDGLMFMVTTNDIPGYRITQVLGEVMGLTVRSTDFGQGFAAGFRSLGGGEIPEYTQVMYEARQVVMARMWDQAQQRGGNAIVAMRFDAGSIQNFTEICAYGTAVVVEPLAPAPAAPAPTPPPPTA; from the coding sequence ATGACGGCTCTCTGGCACGATGGCCTCATGTTCATGGTGACGACGAACGACATCCCCGGTTACCGCATCACTCAGGTGCTCGGAGAGGTGATGGGTCTCACGGTCCGCTCGACCGACTTCGGGCAGGGCTTCGCCGCGGGCTTCCGCTCGCTGGGCGGCGGGGAGATCCCCGAATACACGCAGGTGATGTACGAGGCGCGGCAGGTCGTGATGGCGCGGATGTGGGATCAGGCGCAGCAGCGCGGTGGCAACGCGATCGTCGCGATGCGGTTCGACGCCGGCTCCATCCAGAACTTCACGGAGATCTGCGCCTACGGCACTGCGGTGGTCGTGGAGCCGCTCGCGCCGGCACCCGCTGCGCCGGCACCGACACCGCCGCCTCCCACCGCCTGA
- a CDS encoding helix-turn-helix domain-containing protein, whose translation MSPAENDDELTGIHCRLDELLAERGMTLTELSARVGVSIVNLSVLKNDRARAIRYSTLRAICDALDCEVGELLVLSDR comes from the coding sequence GTGAGCCCGGCCGAGAACGACGACGAGCTCACCGGCATCCACTGCCGCCTCGACGAGCTGCTCGCCGAGCGCGGCATGACGCTGACCGAGCTGAGCGCCCGCGTCGGCGTCAGCATCGTGAACCTGTCGGTGCTCAAGAACGACCGCGCGCGCGCCATCCGCTACTCCACGCTGCGGGCGATCTGCGACGCGCTCGACTGCGAGGTCGGGGAGCTTCTGGTGCTCTCCGACCGCTGA
- a CDS encoding DUF2975 domain-containing protein, translating into MSSSPSRTARSQTADAVTVLLFGAAALVVVSISTILRTLGTFRDQGIAWSVPIDEQPLSATADSGAVSVDGIAQQVMVFATDVDPLSTAAIIGSLVLWTLAPLIVIIGVMLVAWNFLRGRFFVRGNARAFDAIGWTLVLAPMLIVMLENRGLNGVLGAIGLGPGEPVHPVEFWSIVPLFATGVAVGLIAAAFRQGIRLQQEKHVLEKETEGLV; encoded by the coding sequence ATGTCCTCCTCCCCCTCCCGGACCGCTCGTTCCCAGACCGCGGATGCGGTCACCGTACTGCTCTTCGGCGCTGCCGCGCTGGTCGTCGTCTCGATCAGCACCATCCTGCGCACCCTCGGCACCTTCCGCGATCAGGGCATCGCGTGGTCCGTGCCGATCGACGAGCAGCCCCTCAGCGCGACAGCGGACTCCGGAGCCGTCTCGGTCGACGGCATCGCGCAGCAGGTGATGGTGTTCGCGACCGACGTGGATCCGCTCTCGACCGCCGCGATCATCGGTTCGCTGGTGCTGTGGACGCTCGCCCCGCTCATCGTGATCATCGGCGTCATGCTCGTGGCGTGGAACTTCCTCCGCGGCCGCTTCTTCGTGCGGGGCAACGCACGGGCATTCGACGCGATCGGCTGGACGCTCGTCCTCGCACCGATGCTGATCGTGATGCTCGAGAACAGAGGACTGAACGGTGTGCTCGGAGCGATCGGACTCGGTCCAGGAGAGCCCGTCCACCCGGTCGAGTTCTGGTCGATCGTGCCCCTCTTCGCGACCGGCGTCGCCGTCGGCCTGATCGCGGCCGCGTTCCGCCAGGGCATCCGTCTGCAACAGGAGAAGCACGTGCTCGAGAAGGAAACGGAAGGACTCGTCTGA
- a CDS encoding DUF2975 domain-containing protein produces MTSTKQGTLSRGDAGALIGFCIAGVAIAAYITVFSISRIIALLSGTMVPVLVEFVDQPIEAPLGANGENITLELDRASITVPSLPPVAIGAGILGQIAQIVTIVVVIGCLMLLARSILTGAVFSRRNTRLVMAAGIVGLVGFAAVQFFENMLSNAAVAEVTDNAVDNAVISIEPFTFVLAAFIISVIGTAFVIGDRLQRETEGLV; encoded by the coding sequence ATGACCTCGACGAAACAGGGCACGCTGTCCCGCGGCGACGCCGGCGCGCTCATCGGCTTCTGCATCGCCGGCGTCGCGATCGCCGCCTACATCACGGTCTTCTCGATCAGTCGCATCATCGCCCTCCTCAGCGGCACGATGGTCCCGGTCCTGGTCGAGTTCGTGGACCAGCCGATCGAGGCCCCTCTCGGCGCGAACGGGGAGAACATCACCCTCGAACTCGACCGGGCGAGCATCACGGTCCCCTCGCTGCCCCCGGTCGCGATCGGAGCGGGCATCCTCGGACAGATCGCTCAGATCGTCACGATCGTGGTGGTGATCGGATGCCTGATGCTTCTGGCGCGCAGCATCCTGACCGGCGCGGTCTTCAGTCGGCGCAACACGCGGCTCGTCATGGCGGCGGGCATCGTCGGCCTGGTCGGCTTCGCGGCCGTGCAGTTCTTCGAGAACATGCTCTCCAACGCCGCCGTCGCGGAGGTCACCGACAACGCGGTCGACAACGCCGTGATCAGCATCGAGCCGTTCACCTTCGTCCTGGCCGCGTTCATCATCTCGGTCATCGGCACCGCGTTCGTGATCGGCGACCGGCTGCAGCGCGAGACGGAAGGACTGGTCTGA
- a CDS encoding ATP-dependent Clp protease ATP-binding subunit: MFERFTDRARRVVVLAQEEAKMLNHNYIGTEHILLGLIHEGEGVAAKALESLGISLDAVREQVQDIIGQGQQQPTGHIPFTPRAKKVLELSLREALQLGHNYIGTEHILLGLIREGEGVAAQVLVKLGADLNKVRQQVIQLLSGAPGREPAAVGAQSNDSPAGTQGGSAVLDQFGRNLTQAARDNKLDPVIGREKEIERVMQILSRRSKNNPVLIGEPGVGKTAVVEGLAQAIVKGDVPETLKDKQLYSLDLGSLIAGSRYRGDFEERLKKVTKEIRTRGDIIVFIDEIHTLVGAGAAEGAIDAASILKPLLARGELQTIGATTLDEYRKHFEKDAALERRFQPIQVAEPSLPHAINILKGLRDRYEAHHKVQITDGAIVAAANLADRYVSDRFLPDKAIDLIDEAGARLRLSILSSPPELREFDEKIAKVREQKEIASEEQDFEKAASLRDEEKNLLAERLRLEKQWRSGDVATAAVVDEGLIAEVLAQATGIPVFKLTEEESSRLVFMEKALHQRVIGQEEAIAALSKTIRRQRAGLKDPKRPSGSFIFAGPTGVGKTELAKALAEFLFDDEAALISLDMSEFGEKHTVSRLFGAPPGFVGFEEGGQLTEKVRRKPFSVVLFDEIEKAHPDIFNSLLQILEEGRLTDGQGRVIDFKNTVIIMTTNLGARDIAGGPVGFQVEGSNSTTYERMKGKVNEELKRNFKPEFLNRVDDIIVFPQLSKDELVQIVDLFTKRLSERLLDRDMTIELSQAAKERLIEIGFDPALGARPLRRAMQHEVEDRLSEKILHGELNAGDHVKVDLQDGEFQFEHGPRGEKISVGVNTGGEITATPDLAVASGE, from the coding sequence ATGTTCGAGAGATTCACGGACCGAGCCCGTCGTGTGGTCGTCCTCGCCCAAGAAGAGGCGAAGATGCTCAACCACAACTACATCGGTACCGAGCACATCCTGCTCGGCCTCATCCACGAGGGCGAGGGTGTCGCAGCCAAGGCGCTCGAGTCCCTCGGCATCTCGCTCGACGCCGTGCGCGAGCAGGTGCAGGACATCATCGGCCAGGGTCAGCAGCAGCCGACCGGCCACATCCCCTTCACCCCCCGCGCCAAGAAGGTGCTCGAGCTCAGCCTCCGCGAGGCGCTGCAGCTCGGCCACAACTACATCGGCACCGAGCACATCCTGCTCGGCCTCATCCGCGAGGGTGAGGGTGTCGCCGCGCAGGTCCTGGTCAAGCTCGGCGCCGACCTGAACAAGGTCCGCCAGCAGGTCATCCAGCTGCTCTCCGGTGCTCCGGGTCGCGAGCCTGCCGCCGTCGGCGCGCAGAGCAACGACTCGCCCGCCGGAACCCAGGGCGGCTCGGCCGTGCTCGACCAGTTCGGTCGCAACCTGACCCAGGCCGCGCGCGACAACAAGCTCGACCCGGTCATCGGCCGCGAGAAGGAGATCGAGCGGGTCATGCAGATCCTGTCTCGTCGCTCCAAGAACAACCCGGTCCTGATCGGCGAGCCCGGCGTCGGCAAGACCGCCGTCGTCGAGGGTCTCGCGCAGGCCATCGTCAAGGGCGATGTGCCCGAGACGCTGAAGGACAAGCAGCTCTACTCGCTCGACCTCGGCTCGCTCATCGCCGGTTCCCGCTACCGCGGTGACTTCGAGGAGCGCCTGAAGAAGGTCACCAAGGAGATCCGCACGCGCGGCGACATCATCGTCTTCATCGACGAGATCCACACCCTCGTGGGTGCGGGTGCCGCCGAGGGCGCGATCGACGCCGCCAGCATCCTGAAGCCGCTCCTCGCACGAGGCGAGCTCCAGACGATCGGTGCGACGACACTCGACGAGTACCGCAAGCACTTCGAGAAGGATGCCGCTCTCGAGCGCCGCTTCCAGCCGATCCAGGTCGCCGAGCCGAGCCTGCCCCACGCGATCAACATCCTCAAGGGGCTGCGCGACCGCTACGAGGCTCACCACAAGGTGCAGATCACGGACGGCGCGATCGTCGCGGCGGCGAACCTCGCCGACCGCTACGTCTCCGACCGCTTCCTGCCCGACAAGGCCATCGACCTGATCGACGAGGCCGGCGCCCGCCTGCGTCTGTCGATCCTGTCGAGCCCGCCCGAGCTGCGCGAGTTCGACGAGAAGATCGCCAAGGTCCGCGAGCAGAAGGAGATCGCCTCCGAGGAGCAGGACTTCGAGAAGGCCGCATCGCTGCGCGACGAGGAGAAGAACCTCCTGGCCGAGCGCCTGCGCCTCGAGAAGCAGTGGCGCTCGGGTGACGTCGCGACCGCAGCGGTCGTCGACGAGGGTCTGATCGCCGAGGTGCTCGCACAGGCCACCGGCATCCCGGTCTTCAAGCTCACGGAAGAGGAGTCCAGCCGACTCGTCTTCATGGAGAAGGCCCTGCACCAGCGCGTCATCGGTCAGGAGGAGGCGATCGCCGCCCTCTCCAAGACGATCCGTCGCCAGCGTGCCGGTCTCAAGGACCCGAAGCGTCCTTCGGGCTCGTTCATCTTCGCCGGCCCCACGGGTGTCGGAAAGACCGAGCTCGCCAAGGCGCTCGCCGAGTTCCTGTTCGACGATGAAGCGGCGCTGATCTCGCTCGACATGAGCGAGTTCGGCGAGAAGCACACCGTCTCGCGTCTGTTCGGCGCCCCTCCCGGATTCGTCGGATTCGAAGAGGGCGGCCAGCTCACCGAGAAGGTGCGCCGCAAGCCGTTCAGCGTCGTGCTCTTCGATGAGATCGAGAAGGCGCACCCGGACATCTTCAACTCGCTCCTGCAGATCCTGGAAGAGGGTCGTCTGACCGACGGCCAGGGTCGCGTGATCGACTTCAAGAACACCGTGATCATCATGACCACCAACCTCGGTGCGCGTGACATCGCCGGTGGTCCGGTCGGCTTCCAGGTCGAGGGCAGCAACTCCACGACCTACGAGCGGATGAAGGGCAAGGTCAACGAGGAGCTCAAGCGCAACTTCAAGCCGGAGTTCCTGAACCGTGTCGACGACATCATCGTGTTCCCGCAGCTGTCGAAGGACGAGCTGGTGCAGATCGTGGACCTGTTCACGAAGCGCCTGAGCGAGCGTCTGCTCGACCGCGACATGACGATCGAGCTGTCGCAGGCCGCCAAGGAGCGTCTGATCGAGATCGGCTTCGACCCGGCACTCGGTGCCCGACCGCTGCGTCGCGCGATGCAGCACGAGGTCGAGGACCGTCTGTCCGAGAAGATCCTGCACGGCGAGCTCAACGCCGGAGACCACGTCAAGGTGGACCTCCAGGACGGCGAGTTCCAGTTCGAGCACGGTCCGCGTGGCGAGAAGATCTCCGTCGGCGTCAACACCGGTGGCGAGATCACGGCGACTCCCGACCTGGCGGTCGCCAGCGGGGAGTGA
- a CDS encoding amino-acid N-acetyltransferase: MSEYIVRPARSADIIGIRNLLQPMVEQRILLGKDLAVLYGSVQEFVVAEADGELIGCGALHVIWEDLGEVRTLLVRDDWLHHGVGRAIVDRLESNAATLGLSRLFCLTFEVDFFGRRGYTPIGEQVVDPDVYSQLLRSGDAGVEEFLDLAHVKPNTLGNTRMIRQLN, from the coding sequence GTGAGCGAGTACATCGTCCGACCGGCGCGCAGCGCCGACATCATCGGTATCCGGAACCTTCTGCAGCCGATGGTCGAGCAGCGCATCCTGCTCGGCAAGGACCTGGCCGTGCTCTACGGCTCTGTGCAGGAGTTCGTGGTGGCCGAGGCCGACGGCGAGCTGATCGGCTGCGGTGCCCTGCACGTGATCTGGGAAGACCTCGGCGAGGTGCGCACGCTCCTGGTGCGCGACGACTGGCTGCATCATGGCGTCGGCCGGGCGATCGTGGACCGGCTCGAGAGCAACGCCGCCACGCTCGGCCTGTCGCGGTTGTTCTGCCTGACCTTCGAGGTCGACTTCTTCGGACGCCGCGGATACACGCCGATCGGGGAGCAGGTCGTCGACCCTGACGTGTACTCGCAGCTGCTGCGCAGCGGCGACGCAGGTGTCGAGGAGTTCCTCGACCTCGCCCATGTGAAGCCGAACACGCTCGGCAACACCAGGATGATCCGGCAGCTCAACTAA
- a CDS encoding dehydrogenase — translation MAAKKAKSAKKKPAPEEFRSEALALALEKQDIAAVALALRNGTTVVPLIAPGARDNPLDSGEVWTYRDRETGDLALLLFSDAVNKPANLPPGVGIYDAVWLRKFLAAHPITTVFLDIAGPHPMQAAPADLLQALDA, via the coding sequence ATGGCAGCGAAGAAGGCGAAGTCCGCGAAGAAGAAGCCCGCACCCGAGGAGTTCCGCTCCGAGGCGCTCGCGCTGGCGCTCGAGAAGCAGGACATCGCCGCGGTCGCGTTGGCGCTCCGCAACGGCACCACCGTGGTCCCGCTCATCGCGCCCGGTGCCCGCGACAATCCTCTCGACAGTGGCGAGGTGTGGACGTATCGCGATCGGGAGACCGGCGACCTCGCGCTCCTGCTGTTCAGCGACGCCGTGAACAAGCCGGCCAACCTGCCTCCGGGCGTGGGGATCTACGACGCCGTCTGGTTGCGCAAGTTCCTCGCGGCGCATCCGATCACCACGGTGTTCCTGGACATCGCCGGTCCGCATCCGATGCAGGCCGCGCCTGCCGACCTGCTGCAGGCGCTCGACGCCTGA
- the radA gene encoding DNA repair protein RadA produces MATRKPAPPAYVCTECGWTTAKWVGRCGECQQWGTVQEQAAKTGILQRVTAQAPTADRAARPITQITTLDAPRRTSGVGEFDRVLGGGIVPGAAILLSGEPGVGKSTLLLEVAAQAARAGRRVLYASAEESQAQVRLRGERTGALHDELYLASETDLGTILGHIDEVQPQLVIVDSVQTVSSSLIDGAAGQPSQVREVASALIRVAKERGLPVILVGHVTKDGQVAGPRVLEHLVDVVCHFEGDRQTSLRFIRALKNRYGPTDEVGCFEMAGDGISEVPDPSGLFLSQGATEPGTCVAISLEGRRALPVEVQALTVPSTSPNPRRIVHGVDSSRVAMVLAILEKRARIPTGQLDVYVSTVGGVRFTEPAADLAIAVAVAGSIQQFSVPRSVAAVGELSLAGEIRPVTQAAQRRSEAARLGYERVVDDRSKSLRAALDDVRAHKPGLRAVPDLPPF; encoded by the coding sequence ATGGCCACCCGAAAACCCGCTCCCCCGGCGTACGTCTGCACCGAATGCGGGTGGACGACCGCCAAGTGGGTCGGCCGGTGCGGCGAGTGCCAGCAGTGGGGAACCGTGCAGGAGCAGGCCGCCAAGACCGGGATCCTGCAGCGGGTGACCGCGCAGGCGCCGACCGCCGATCGCGCGGCCCGACCCATCACGCAGATCACCACGCTCGACGCCCCTCGACGCACGAGCGGCGTCGGGGAGTTCGACCGCGTACTGGGCGGTGGCATCGTGCCGGGTGCGGCGATCCTGCTCAGCGGCGAGCCCGGCGTGGGCAAGTCGACGCTGCTGCTCGAGGTCGCGGCTCAAGCGGCGCGCGCGGGGCGGCGGGTGCTCTACGCGAGCGCCGAGGAGTCCCAGGCGCAGGTACGACTGCGTGGAGAGCGCACGGGCGCGCTGCACGACGAGCTGTACCTGGCCAGCGAGACCGACCTCGGCACGATCCTCGGGCACATCGACGAGGTGCAGCCGCAACTCGTGATCGTCGATTCCGTGCAGACCGTCTCCTCCTCCCTGATCGACGGCGCCGCCGGGCAGCCGAGTCAGGTGCGCGAAGTCGCCTCGGCGCTGATCCGCGTCGCGAAGGAGCGCGGTCTTCCCGTCATCCTCGTCGGACACGTCACGAAGGACGGGCAGGTCGCCGGCCCCCGCGTGCTGGAGCACCTGGTCGACGTCGTGTGCCACTTCGAGGGCGACCGGCAGACATCGCTGCGGTTCATCCGCGCGCTCAAGAACCGCTATGGGCCGACCGACGAGGTCGGCTGCTTCGAGATGGCCGGCGACGGCATCTCCGAGGTGCCCGATCCCTCCGGCCTCTTCCTCTCGCAGGGAGCGACGGAGCCGGGCACGTGCGTGGCCATCTCGCTCGAAGGCCGGCGTGCGCTCCCCGTCGAGGTGCAGGCGCTCACGGTGCCGAGCACCTCGCCGAACCCGCGCCGCATCGTGCACGGGGTCGACTCCTCTCGCGTGGCGATGGTGCTCGCGATCCTCGAGAAGCGGGCGCGCATCCCCACCGGGCAACTCGACGTCTACGTCTCCACAGTCGGGGGCGTGCGCTTCACCGAGCCCGCGGCCGACCTCGCCATCGCGGTCGCGGTCGCGGGGTCGATTCAGCAGTTCTCGGTGCCGCGTTCGGTCGCCGCCGTGGGCGAACTGAGCCTCGCCGGAGAGATCCGGCCCGTCACCCAGGCAGCGCAGCGACGATCGGAGGCCGCACGCCTCGGCTACGAGCGCGTGGTCGACGATCGCTCGAAGTCCTTGCGCGCCGCACTCGACGACGTGCGCGCGCATAAGCCGGGGCTGCGGGCCGTTCCGGATCTGCCCCCGTTCTGA
- a CDS encoding helix-turn-helix transcriptional regulator has product MANAGPICGPISTFSRVQLLHLLFEASAAQTRPERTIGELCEATGLHPNTIREHLQRLIEGGYVIQSTEHRTTRGRPRTLYSAATGAADASSPIARDKVTAAARRGDLLRRVLPASASALGRDATYQLDALIEHLEESGFEPVVDDEQLTVDLSPCPHAAGRAEDRPMLCTVHLGLMQGVLTEAGGPLAAEAVRTSALPADCTVQLRLTEMTAA; this is encoded by the coding sequence ATGGCCAATGCCGGGCCCATCTGCGGGCCGATCTCGACCTTCTCGCGCGTGCAGCTCCTGCACCTGCTCTTCGAAGCGAGCGCAGCGCAGACGCGCCCCGAGCGCACGATCGGCGAGCTGTGCGAGGCCACGGGCCTGCACCCCAACACGATCCGCGAGCACCTGCAGCGTCTGATCGAGGGCGGCTACGTCATCCAGTCCACGGAGCACCGCACCACACGCGGTCGCCCGCGCACGCTGTACAGTGCGGCGACCGGTGCCGCGGATGCCTCCAGTCCCATCGCCCGCGACAAGGTCACGGCGGCCGCGCGTCGCGGTGACCTGCTGCGTCGGGTGCTTCCCGCGTCGGCATCCGCTCTGGGTCGCGATGCGACCTATCAGCTGGACGCCCTGATCGAACACTTGGAGGAGAGCGGCTTCGAGCCCGTCGTCGATGACGAGCAGCTCACAGTCGACCTCAGCCCCTGCCCGCACGCCGCGGGCCGCGCCGAAGACCGTCCGATGCTGTGCACCGTGCACCTCGGCCTCATGCAGGGGGTGCTCACCGAAGCCGGTGGGCCGCTCGCTGCCGAGGCCGTACGCACCTCCGCCCTCCCGGCGGATTGCACCGTGCAGCTGCGACTGACGGAGATGACCGCCGCCTAG
- a CDS encoding cytochrome ubiquinol oxidase subunit I → MEWLDPLVLSRWQFGLTTVYHYLFVPLTIGMALVAAIFQTAWVRTGKVQYLHLTRFFGKIFLINFAMGVVTGIVQEFQFGMNWSDYSRFVGDVFGAPLAFEGLLAFFFEATFIGLWIFGWDKLPQKLHLATIWCVSIGSILSAYFIIAANAFMQNPVGYTYNPVTNRAELTDFWALLTNPVALAAFPHTIFGALMFAAGVVISVSAWHLSRGQHFDTMRISLKFGLWAMIVSTAGVVLTGDQLGLAMYAAQPMKMAAAEATFNTVCGPDASFSLFTLGTPDGSSELFSIRVPYLLSLLSTHTLDACVHGINDLNAEYSQTYAATGLTDFAPVLWITYWAFRWMIGLGMAAALVAVVGLWLTRKGAKKPPAQWMWKLAIWSFPLALVANIMGWVFTEMGRQPWIVFGLMTTQDGVSPGVSGLEVLISLIAFTAIYAALAVVEIRLIIRAAQKGPDTTEQPHDETAQLPSVVY, encoded by the coding sequence ATGGAATGGCTCGACCCCCTGGTCCTGTCCCGATGGCAATTCGGGTTGACGACCGTGTACCACTACCTGTTCGTGCCGCTGACGATCGGGATGGCGCTGGTCGCGGCGATCTTCCAGACCGCGTGGGTGCGCACCGGCAAGGTCCAGTACCTGCACCTGACCCGCTTCTTCGGCAAGATCTTCCTGATCAACTTCGCGATGGGTGTCGTCACCGGCATCGTGCAGGAGTTCCAGTTCGGCATGAACTGGTCGGACTACTCCCGCTTCGTCGGCGACGTGTTCGGCGCTCCGCTCGCGTTCGAGGGACTGCTGGCGTTCTTCTTCGAGGCGACCTTCATCGGGCTGTGGATCTTCGGCTGGGACAAGCTCCCGCAGAAGCTGCACCTCGCCACGATCTGGTGCGTCTCGATCGGCAGCATCCTGTCGGCGTACTTCATCATCGCCGCCAACGCCTTCATGCAGAACCCGGTCGGCTACACGTACAACCCCGTGACGAACCGCGCCGAGCTCACCGATTTCTGGGCGCTGCTGACGAACCCGGTCGCCCTCGCCGCCTTCCCGCACACGATCTTCGGCGCGCTCATGTTCGCGGCCGGCGTCGTGATCTCGGTCTCGGCCTGGCACCTCTCGCGCGGTCAGCACTTCGACACCATGCGCATCTCGCTCAAGTTCGGCCTGTGGGCGATGATCGTCTCGACCGCCGGCGTCGTGCTCACGGGCGACCAGTTGGGCCTCGCGATGTACGCCGCGCAGCCCATGAAGATGGCGGCGGCCGAGGCCACCTTCAACACGGTGTGCGGACCCGACGCTTCCTTCAGCCTCTTCACGCTCGGCACGCCGGACGGCAGCTCTGAACTCTTCTCGATCCGCGTGCCCTATCTGCTGTCGCTGCTGTCCACGCACACGCTCGACGCGTGCGTGCACGGTATCAACGACCTGAACGCGGAGTACAGCCAGACCTACGCCGCCACCGGGCTCACCGACTTCGCGCCGGTGCTGTGGATCACCTACTGGGCATTCCGCTGGATGATCGGCCTGGGCATGGCCGCTGCCCTCGTCGCCGTCGTCGGTCTGTGGCTGACCCGCAAGGGCGCCAAGAAGCCCCCGGCGCAGTGGATGTGGAAGCTCGCGATCTGGTCGTTCCCGCTCGCACTCGTCGCCAACATCATGGGCTGGGTCTTCACCGAGATGGGCAGGCAGCCCTGGATCGTGTTCGGACTCATGACCACGCAGGACGGCGTCTCGCCCGGGGTCTCCGGTCTCGAAGTGCTGATCTCGCTGATCGCGTTCACCGCGATCTACGCCGCGCTGGCCGTGGTCGAGATCCGCCTCATCATCCGGGCCGCGCAGAAGGGCCCAGACACCACCGAGCAACCCCACGACGAGACGGCCCAGCTGCCGTCGGTCGTGTACTGA
- the cydB gene encoding cytochrome d ubiquinol oxidase subunit II, whose amino-acid sequence MDLATLWFWVVAFLFVGYFVLDGFDFGVGMSLPFLGKNDVSRRQVINTIGPVWDLNETWVIVAGACLFASFPEWYATLFSGFYLPLLLILLALILRGVSFEYRHQRESAKWKAGFDRMIVIGSAVPALLWGVAFGNIVQGVALDENHIYVGGFFALLNPYALLVGVTTLLLFFLHGVLFVALKTDGQVHQDAQRLALRAAVPTVLAAAATVVWTVVIAAGREAPLLWLVIGTGAVAAVALLSAVVLSVRKLDGWAFFAGILTVLFAVVMLFSALFPFVMPSTIDPAYSLTIANASSTPYTLQIMSWTALIALPLVIAYQTWTYWVFRKRVTRSSIEGAPAHA is encoded by the coding sequence ATGGATCTCGCAACACTCTGGTTCTGGGTCGTCGCCTTCCTCTTCGTGGGGTACTTCGTGCTCGACGGGTTCGACTTCGGCGTCGGGATGTCGCTGCCGTTCCTCGGCAAGAACGACGTGTCGCGCCGCCAGGTCATCAACACGATCGGCCCGGTCTGGGACCTCAACGAGACCTGGGTCATCGTGGCGGGTGCGTGCCTGTTCGCGTCGTTCCCCGAGTGGTACGCCACCCTGTTCAGCGGCTTCTACCTGCCGCTGCTGCTCATCCTGCTCGCACTGATCCTGCGCGGCGTCTCGTTCGAGTACCGCCACCAGCGCGAGAGCGCGAAGTGGAAGGCGGGCTTCGACCGGATGATCGTGATCGGCTCGGCCGTACCCGCCCTGCTGTGGGGCGTCGCCTTCGGCAACATCGTGCAGGGCGTCGCGCTGGACGAGAACCACATCTACGTCGGCGGATTCTTCGCCCTGCTCAACCCGTACGCGCTGCTGGTCGGCGTCACCACGCTGCTGCTGTTCTTCCTGCACGGGGTGCTGTTCGTCGCGCTCAAGACCGATGGGCAGGTGCACCAGGATGCGCAGCGGCTCGCCCTGCGCGCCGCGGTTCCGACCGTGCTCGCCGCCGCCGCGACCGTGGTGTGGACCGTCGTGATCGCCGCGGGGCGCGAGGCGCCGCTGCTCTGGCTCGTGATCGGCACGGGAGCGGTCGCCGCCGTCGCGCTGCTGAGCGCGGTCGTGCTCTCGGTGCGCAAGCTCGACGGCTGGGCGTTCTTCGCCGGCATCCTGACGGTGCTGTTCGCCGTGGTCATGCTGTTCTCCGCGCTGTTCCCGTTCGTGATGCCGTCGACCATCGACCCGGCGTACAGCCTCACGATCGCCAATGCGTCGAGCACGCCGTACACGCTGCAGATCATGAGCTGGACCGCGCTGATCGCCCTGCCCCTCGTGATCGCGTACCAGACCTGGACGTACTGGGTCTTCCGCAAGCGCGTCACCCGCAGCTCCATCGAGGGGGCTCCGGCGCACGCGTGA